TCCGAGTTGGCGAGGGGCTGATGGCAGCCGTCTTCGCCGCCGTGGCCGGGGTGGAGCTGGAAACGCCCTTCCCGCGGATGACGTACGCCGAGGCCATGCGCCGGTACGGCACCGACAAGCCCGACCTGCGCATTCCGCTGGAGATCGTGGACGTCACCGACGTGCTGCGCGGCGCCGACTTCCGCATCTTCCAGGCGACCGAGGGCACGTCGCAGCGCATCCGCGGGCTGCGCATTCCCGGCGGCGCCCGGCTGTCGCGCAAGGAGCTCGACGAGCTGCAGGAGGTCGCCCGGCGAGGCGGTGCGGCGGGCGCGCTGTGGGTGAAGCGGGGGGACGACGGGCTTTCGGGGCAGTTCGCCAAGGCGCTGGACGAGGGGCGTGCGAACAGCTTCTACGACGCGTCGGGCGTGGAGCCGGGAGACCTGTTCGTGGCGGTCGTCGGCCACTTCCGCGGCGAAGGTGAGGCGGCGGGGCCGGAGCTGGACGCGGCGCTGGACGAGCTGCGCCGGCACCTCGGACGCAAGCTGGGGCTGCTGGACGAGAGCCGCCACGCCTGGCTGTGGGTCACGGAGTTTCCCGTCTTCGACTGGGACGCGGAGCACGGCCGGCTGGTGTACGCGCACAACCCCTTCAGCATGCCGGCGGAAGACGCGGTGCAGGCCATCGTCGCCGCCACGGCGAACGGGACGCCCTCCGGCGACGCGGCGCGCGAGCTGTACCGGATGGGGCTGCGCTCGCGGGCGTACGACGCCGTGTACAACGGCAACGAGCTGGCGAGCGGCTCCGTGCGCATCCACGTTCCCGAGGTGCAGCAGGCGGTGTTCACCGCCATGGGGATCGGGCCGGACGAGGCGCAGGCCAAGTTCGGGTTCCTGCTGGAGGCGTACCGGTTCGGCGCGCCGCCCCACGCGGGGTTCGCGTTCGGCTTCGACCGGCTGGTGATGCTGCTGGCGGGTGCGCAGAGCCTGCGCGACGTGGTGGCCTTTCCCAAGACCACCAGCGCCCGCGCCGCGTTTGAGAATGCCCCCACGGCCATCGCCGACGAGCAGCTGGCCGAGGTGCACGTGCGCGTGCGCGAACCTGCGGCAGGATAGGCGCACACGGCGGCACGGTCGGTGTATCACGGCAGGGAGGGGCGGGGAAATCCTCGCCCCTCCGCCGTTGAGAGATGCATCAGGGACGCGACCCGGTTTGGGGCTGGCACAAGTCGAAGGACGGCAAGAGGATAGATGGCTGATCAGAACAATACGGTGCAGCACCGGATTCCGGCGGACGGGGCCGACCCGCTCGCGCTGAGCGGCGTGAACGACGCCACGCTGCTGGAGCTGGGCAAGGCGGCCAACCTGCGCGTGGTGCTGCGCGACGACCACCTGCTGCTTTCGGGCGACCTGCAGGACGTGGAGCGCGCGGTTCCCGTGGCGCAGCACATGGTGGAGATGGCTCGCAACGGCGTGCCCTTCGGCGTGGACGACGTGTCGCGCTACCTGGACGCGTCGCGCTCCGAGAACGGCGTGCGGCGCCTGGCCGACGCGGCGGGGCGAGTGACGGTGCCGGGGCCCAAGAAGACGGTGAGCCCCAAGAGCGAGGGCCAGGCCAAGTACCTGGAGGCCATCGAGAACAACGACGTGGTCATCGGCATCGGGCCGGCGGGCACGGGCAAGACGTACCTGGCCGTGGCCATGGCCGTCGACGCGCTGTACAAGAAGCGGGTGAAGCGCATCATCCTGGCGCGGCCCGCGGTGGAGGCGGGCGAAAACCTGGGCTTCCTGCCGGGCGACCTGCAGGAAAAGATCGACCCCTACCTGCGCCCGCTGTACGACGCGCTGGAGGACATGATCCCGCCCGACCGGCTGCGGCGGGCGATGGAAAGCCGGTCCATCGAGATCGCGCCGCTGGCGTACATGCGCGGCCGCACCCTGCAGGACGCGTTCGTGATCCTGGACGAGGCGCAGAACGCCACGCGCGCGCAGATGAAGATGTTCCTCACCCGCCTGGGGATGAACAGCAAGGCGGTGATTACCGGCGACAAGACGCAGGTGGACCTGCCCCGCCGCGAGGATTCCGGCCTGGTGGAGGTGGAGTCGGTGCTCAAGGGGATCGAGGGGATCGCCTTCTCATACCTGAGCGGCTCCGACGTGATCCGCCACCGCCTGGTGAAGGACATCATCCGCGCGTACGACGCGGCGCGTGGCGAAGTCTCGGACGCGGACGAGAAGCGGGGATGAAGCCCTCCGGGGAGCGCCCCTTCCCCGAACGCCGCGCCGCGCAGCGCGAGCCCGTGGCCCCGGCGCCCCCGGCCGGGATGGCCGCGGTGCTTCACCACGGCCTGCGTGCGGGTGTGCTTCTGGCGGTGGCGGTCGCCGTGCACGCGCTCTTCCCCGCCGCGCAGACGGCGGACGTCCCCGTGCTGGAACGCGGCGTGGTGGCGCGCGACGAGGTGATCGCGCAGGTGCCGTTCTCCGTCCCCAAGTCGCCCGACGAGCTGCTGCGCGAGCGCGACGAGGCGGCGCGCGGGGTGCCTCCCGTGTTCGACTACCGGCCGGGCGCGGCGGACAGCGTTGTCGCCGGGGTCCGCGGGTTCTTCGCCGCGGTGGAGCAGGCGCTGGCCTCGGCGCCCGCCGGGGGCGCACCGCAGGCGGTGCGCGGCGTGCTGGACCGGGCCCGCATCCCCACCACCCTCGGCGCGCTGGAGGTGCTGGCGGACCCGGCGCGCCGCACCCAATTGCAGGCGGCGACGGAGCAGGCCGCGCGCGAGCTGCTTCCCCGCGGCGTGGCGTCGTCGCCGCCCGGGGCGGAGGGGATCTCGGCGGTGCGGGTGAGGGGGCTGGCCGGGGGCGAGCGACTGGTGCCCTCCGACTCGGTGTACACGGCCGACCAGTTCTACCGCGCGGCCCAGGCGCGCCTGCCCGCGGAGGCGGGAGTGGACGCTGCGGAGCTGCAGCGCCTGCTCTTGGTGCGCTGGTTCCGCCCCAGCCTGGCCGAGAACACCTCGTTGACGGGCGCGGCGCGCGCCCGCGCTTCGGCGGCCGTGGACTCGGTGCGCGAGCGCATCCTGGCCGGGCAGCGCATCGTCGGCGCGCGCGAGCAGATCGGCGAGCGCGAGGTGCAGCGGCTGCGCGCCTACCAGGAGGCGCTGCAGGCCCATCCGGGCGAGGCGGCCGGCAGCCACGCCCTGCCGCGGGTGATCGGGGCGGTGCTCTTCAACGCGCTGCTGCTGCTGATCGTCGGCGCGCTCCTCCGCATCGTGCGGCCGGCGATCTACGCCGACGACCGCGCGGTGATCTTTCTGGGGCTGCTGGTGCTGGCCGTGGCGGGAATCGCATCCCCCATCGGCCGGTTCGACCTGCCCCCGGAGCTGATCCCCATCCCCTTCGCCACGCTGGTCGCGGCCGTCCTCTGGGGCGGGCGCCTGGCGCTGGTGCTGGCCCTGGTGCTGGCGCTGCTCCTGGGCGGGCAGCAGCCGTTCGTGGGGATGGTGGTGCCCTTCGAGGCGGCGGTGGCGGGTGCGGCGGCGGCGTTCGGGCTGCGGATGGCGCAGCGGCGCTTTCAGGCGTGGGGGCTGATCGCCGTCATCGCCCTGGCGTACGCGGCGGCGGTGCTGGCCGTGGGGCTGCTGCGGGCGCGCGGGGCCGAGGAGATCGGGTGGGGTATCGTATGGGGCGCGGTGAACGGCATCGGCAGCACGCTGCTGGCCATGGGCTTTCTTCCCGTCGCCGAGTGGTTCACCCGGGTGACCACCAACCAGACGCTGATGGAGCTGGCCGACCCCAAGCACCCGCTCCTGCAGCGGCTATCGCTGGAGGCGCCGGGGACGTACGCGCACACCATCTCCGTCGCCAACCTGGCGGAAGCGGTGTGCAACGCCATCGGCGCCAACGCCCTGCTGGCTCGTGTCGGCGTGTACTATCACGACGTGGGCAAGATCACCAAGCCGCTCTACTTCATCGAGAACCAGCCGCGCGGCCGCAACCCGCACGACCGGCTGAAGCCCGCCATGAGCGCCGCCGTCGTCCGCAGCCACGTCGTCGAGGGGCTGCGGCTGGCGGCGGAGTACCGGCTGCCGCAGGCGGTGCGCGACTTCATCGCCCAGCACCACGGCACGCAGCCCATCTCGTTCTTCATGGAGCAGGCGCGCAAGGCGGACCCCGAGGCGCGGCTGAACCCGGCCGAGTTCTCGTACGGGGGGCCCAGGCCGCAGACGCGCGAGACGGCCGTGGTGATGATCGCCGACTCGGTGGAATCCGCCGCGCGGGTGCTTCACGATCCCACGCCCGAGCGCATCCGCGAGCTGGTGAACCGCATCGTCGACGGGAAGATCGCCGCGGGGCAGCTGGACGAGTGCCCGCTTACGCTTCGCGAGATCACCATTGCCCGCGAAGTGCTCGCCAAGGTGCTGAGCGGAATGTATCATCAGCGCCTCGACTACCCCACGGGCGTGGCCGGCGGCGGGGCCGCGCCGGAACCGAACGGCGCCCGCGCGCGCGCCGAGCAGCCGAACGCGGTGGCGCATGGATGAGATCGACGTCGAAGTGAGCGTGGGCGAGGGGCTGGTGCCCGCCGCGGACGCGGAGCGCATCGAGGCCGCCGTGCGCCACGTCCTCCGCGCCGAGGGCGTGGCGGAGGGCGAGGTTTCCGTCGCCCTCGTGGGCGACGACGAGATCACCGCGCTCAACCGGGAGTGGCTGGACCACGACTGGGCCACGGACGTGATCTCGTTCAACCTGAACGGCCCCGGCGAGCCGCCTCTGGGCGACGTGTACCTGGGCGTGGAGCAGGCGGCGCGGCAGGCGGCGGAGCTGGGGGCGGACCCCGGCGAGGAGCTGCTGCGGCTGGCCGTGCACGGCACCCTTCACGTCCTGGGGTACGAGCATCCGGAGGGCTCCGACCGCGCCGATTCGGAGATGTTCCGGCGCCAGGAGGCGCTGCTTCGCGAGTTCCTGTCCGGCGGCGCGGGCGCGTGACGCCCTCCGCCGGCCCCGTCCACCACTTCGATACACACGTGATGACCTGATGACGGCGATGTCCGCCGCCAGCGACCTGGACCCCATCGAACACCTCCGCGAGCTGCTGGAGGTGGGCGACGACTCT
This is a stretch of genomic DNA from Longimicrobium sp.. It encodes these proteins:
- the aspS gene encoding aspartate--tRNA ligase — encoded protein: LVPSRVHPGEFYALPQSPQIYKQLLMVSGYDRYFQIAKCLRDEDLRADRQPEFTQIDAEMAFVDEEDVFRVGEGLMAAVFAAVAGVELETPFPRMTYAEAMRRYGTDKPDLRIPLEIVDVTDVLRGADFRIFQATEGTSQRIRGLRIPGGARLSRKELDELQEVARRGGAAGALWVKRGDDGLSGQFAKALDEGRANSFYDASGVEPGDLFVAVVGHFRGEGEAAGPELDAALDELRRHLGRKLGLLDESRHAWLWVTEFPVFDWDAEHGRLVYAHNPFSMPAEDAVQAIVAATANGTPSGDAARELYRMGLRSRAYDAVYNGNELASGSVRIHVPEVQQAVFTAMGIGPDEAQAKFGFLLEAYRFGAPPHAGFAFGFDRLVMLLAGAQSLRDVVAFPKTTSARAAFENAPTAIADEQLAEVHVRVREPAAG
- a CDS encoding PhoH family protein; the protein is MADQNNTVQHRIPADGADPLALSGVNDATLLELGKAANLRVVLRDDHLLLSGDLQDVERAVPVAQHMVEMARNGVPFGVDDVSRYLDASRSENGVRRLADAAGRVTVPGPKKTVSPKSEGQAKYLEAIENNDVVIGIGPAGTGKTYLAVAMAVDALYKKRVKRIILARPAVEAGENLGFLPGDLQEKIDPYLRPLYDALEDMIPPDRLRRAMESRSIEIAPLAYMRGRTLQDAFVILDEAQNATRAQMKMFLTRLGMNSKAVITGDKTQVDLPRREDSGLVEVESVLKGIEGIAFSYLSGSDVIRHRLVKDIIRAYDAARGEVSDADEKRG
- a CDS encoding HDIG domain-containing metalloprotein produces the protein MKPSGERPFPERRAAQREPVAPAPPAGMAAVLHHGLRAGVLLAVAVAVHALFPAAQTADVPVLERGVVARDEVIAQVPFSVPKSPDELLRERDEAARGVPPVFDYRPGAADSVVAGVRGFFAAVEQALASAPAGGAPQAVRGVLDRARIPTTLGALEVLADPARRTQLQAATEQAARELLPRGVASSPPGAEGISAVRVRGLAGGERLVPSDSVYTADQFYRAAQARLPAEAGVDAAELQRLLLVRWFRPSLAENTSLTGAARARASAAVDSVRERILAGQRIVGAREQIGEREVQRLRAYQEALQAHPGEAAGSHALPRVIGAVLFNALLLLIVGALLRIVRPAIYADDRAVIFLGLLVLAVAGIASPIGRFDLPPELIPIPFATLVAAVLWGGRLALVLALVLALLLGGQQPFVGMVVPFEAAVAGAAAAFGLRMAQRRFQAWGLIAVIALAYAAAVLAVGLLRARGAEEIGWGIVWGAVNGIGSTLLAMGFLPVAEWFTRVTTNQTLMELADPKHPLLQRLSLEAPGTYAHTISVANLAEAVCNAIGANALLARVGVYYHDVGKITKPLYFIENQPRGRNPHDRLKPAMSAAVVRSHVVEGLRLAAEYRLPQAVRDFIAQHHGTQPISFFMEQARKADPEARLNPAEFSYGGPRPQTRETAVVMIADSVESAARVLHDPTPERIRELVNRIVDGKIAAGQLDECPLTLREITIAREVLAKVLSGMYHQRLDYPTGVAGGGAAPEPNGARARAEQPNAVAHG
- the ybeY gene encoding rRNA maturation RNase YbeY, producing MDEIDVEVSVGEGLVPAADAERIEAAVRHVLRAEGVAEGEVSVALVGDDEITALNREWLDHDWATDVISFNLNGPGEPPLGDVYLGVEQAARQAAELGADPGEELLRLAVHGTLHVLGYEHPEGSDRADSEMFRRQEALLREFLSGGAGA